ACGTGGTCATTTCCCGGGCAAACCAAATCCTGAGTCTGATCGATGGAATTACGTTTAGTAGCGATGCTGTCAAAAACAATCTGAAAGGCCAGGCTCAGTTTCTACGGGCGTTTGCCTATTTCGATCTGGTGCGTTTATTCGGGAAAGTCCCTCTGCACTTAACTCCCGTTACGGGTCGCCAGGATGCACCAGCCGAACTGGCTACAACCGATCAGCTCTATGCACAGATTGAAAAAGATGCGACCGATGCGAGTAAAAACCTGCTAAACAAAAAAAGCCAGGAACCTGGCCGGGTTACATCGGGAGCGGCCAAAACGTTGCTGGCTAATTTGTACCTGACACAGAAAAAGTGGTCGCAGGTTGAAACGCTCATGAAAGACGTAGTAACCAACGACGGGTATAGCCTGATGCCTGATTATAATGATGCGTTTTCCTATACCAACACGAACAAGAATAACCCTGAGTCGGTATTTGAAATCCAGTATATGGAAGGGTCGGCAGGCTACAACGGCAACCAGATCTATCGATTCCTGCCTTCGCCGATAACGGCTGCTGAAATTGCACCCATCACCGGAACATCGAACCCACAGCCAACCTCGCAGGAAAGCAATAATATTCCTACGCCTGATCTGATCGCGGCTTACGAACCGGGCGACAAACGGAAAGATATTTCGATCGGAACCGTCACGTTGAGCACCAGCCTGCGCGCGAATAAAGTGTATCCGTACATCAAAAAATACGCTCGCACCCATGCATTGCATAACAACACGGGGCAGAACTGGCCGGTTTATCGCTATGCTGAAGTGTTGCTGTTCCTGGCCGAAGCGCTTAACGAGCAGGGTAAGACGGCCGATGCCGCTATCTATCTGAACCAGGTACGGGCGCGTGCGGGGCTGGCTGCTACCAAAGCCTCATCGCAGGCCGATATGCGGGAAGCTATTTTCAAAGAAAGACGCGTTGAGCTGGCCTTCGAAAACAAGCGCTGGTTCGATTTGACACGGACAGGCCGCGTGAAAGAAATTATTACGGCCTATGGTGCTCGCGTGAAAGCCAATCCGGCCGATTATTACTTCCCAGCCGGAGCCGTTCCGCCACCCAACGCCTTTACGAATCTTGACGATTATTATCCGCTGCCAGCGGTTGAATCGGCATTGACACCTTATTTCTAACATAGCCGACTCCTCCTGCTTCCAGTCGGGAGTGGGAGGAGTGGTGAATTTCTCCTTAAGAATAGTAGCCCATTTGGGCAGATTTCAAGCATTAATATAGGTTGGTAATGGAGTATATAGAAGCAGATTCGTATCGGCTCTGCTTCTTTTTCATGTATTTATTCATCCATTAGGGGCGGTAAAACCTCAACGGCCTGTGCTTTTGTAAGCCTGGGACGCATCAGTGATCCGCAAAATAACAGCCACACAATTGACGTATTGACACTTAATTACTCAATATAATTATGTTTTTGACGTACAGACCTGTCCAATTAGCCATGGTGGTTGCTGCGATTGTCCTGCTTGGGACATCCTGGATTACCATGCAGGAAGCAGCCACTACAACGGTCGATCCACAGAACCCTAAAATCGATAAGCTGAAACTATTGCCCGGTTTCAAAGCCGAACATTTATACAGCCCTTCTGAGAATAAGATGGGATCGTGGGTCGCCATGACGTTCGACGACAAAGGTCGGATGATTACCTCCGATCAATACGGCTCCTTGTATCGATTGGAGTTGCCGCCGATTGGTTCAGGCTCGTCGCAACCCAAAATCGAGAAACTTAAAGTGGGTAATGTTCAGCCGGGCGATACTACCATCGGTATGGGTTATGCACAGGGCTTACTCTATGCGTTCAACAGCCTTTATGTCATGGTAAATAACCGGGAGAACAAAAACTTCGGAAAAGGAAGTGGTTTGTACCGGCTTCAGGATACCAATGGCGACGACCAGTTCGAAACCGTAACCTTGCTGAAAGCACTGAAAGGCGAAGGCGAACACGGCCCGCACAGTATAAAGCTGTCGCCTGATAAAAAATCACTGTATGTGATTGCGGGGAACCATACCGATGTTCCTCAAATGGATGCCTATCGTTTGCCCTCTAACTGGAAAGAAGATAACCTGTTTCCGCAGATAAAAGACCCGCGTGGCCATGCCAACGACCGGATGGCACCCGGTGGCTGGATTGCTAATGTTGATCCGGAAGGAAAGCGGTGGGAATTAATGGCGGCTGGCTTCAGAAATGCCTTTGACATTGCGTTCAACGAAGCAGGTGATATGTTTGCCTATGATTCAGATATGGAATGGGATTTTGGCCTTCCCTGGTATCGTCCTACTCGTATTTGCCACGTTACCAGCGGGGCTGAGTTTGGCTGGCGTACGGGAAATGGCAAGTGGTTGCCCAGCAACCCTGACAACCTGCCGCCTGTATTGAACATTGGACAGGGGTCGCCTACGAACCTGGTTTATGGTGATAATGCTCGGTTCCCACAACGGTATCGTCAGTCATTGTTTGCCTTCGACTGGAGTTTCGGGATTATTTATTCGATTTACCTGAAGCCGAAAGGGGCAACTTACGAAGCCGAACGGGAAGAGTTTATCTCGGGCTCGCCACTGCCGCTCACAGACGGTATGTTCGGACCAGATGGGGCGTTGTATTTCCTGACGGGTGGACGTCGTTTAGAGTCGGACCTTTACCGGATTACCTATACCGGAACGGAATCGGTAGCCCCTGTGGCGAAGGCCCCCGTTCTGACAAAAGAGCATCAGCTTCGGACTCAACTGGAGCAGTACCATCATGGTGCCAATCCAGCGGCTATTGCTGCGGCCTGGCCTAATCTGAACAGCCCCGACCGATTTGTGCGGTATGCGGCCCGTATTGCGGTTGAACACCAGCCTGTGGCTCAGTGGCAGGATAAAGTATTTACGGAAACCGATCCACAGCGACTGATACAGTCAGCGGTTGCATTGGCCAGACAGGGCGACGCTTCGCAAAAAAGTAAGCTCCTTAACGCGTTGCTAAAGATCAACTATGGTCAACTATCCGAAGCTCAGCAGTTTGATTTATGCCGTGCCTTTGAATTAATATGCCTGCGCATGGGTATGCCCGAAGGGGCCGATAAAGATCGTGTTATTGCGTACCTGAATCCGCATTATCCTGCCAAAACGGCCCTGATGAACCGGGGGCTTAGCCGGGTACTTATTTCTCTCGATGCCCCAGGTGTAGTGAACAAAACGCTGGCTTTGATGGACATTAAGGACGAACCTGGTAGCCACGATCTTGGACTCGAAACCGCTACAGCCTCTTCCGATCTGATCCTGCGAAACCCACAGTATGGCCTGGATATTGCCAAAATGCTGGAGAAAGTTCCACCGCTCCAACAGACCTTCTATGCTGTTATGCTAAGTCGAGCCGATGCCGGTTGGACACCAGAGTTACGGAATAAGTACTTTACCTGGTTTGCCAATGGGTTCAAATTCCAGGGTGGCCGGAGTTATATCGGCTTTATCGACAGAGCTCGTAAACTGGCACTGGCTCATGTGCCGAAAGATCAGTTTGACAAATACAACAAGCTATCGGGTGCCGATTTGTTGACCACGTCGGGTAACGACATTGTCAGCGACTATTCGCCCAAAGGCCCCGGAAGGCAGTGGAAACTAGATAATGCACTGGCAGCAGTTGATACAGGCCTTGTGGCTTCGCTCGACTTCGATAGAGGCCGGAAAATCTACTCCGCTGTTTTGTGTAGCCGTTGTCACTCGATGGGTGGTCAGGGAGGGGATATTGGCCCCGATCTGACTCAATTAGGGACCCGCTTCTCGAACAAGGATATTCTAGAAGCCATCATCAACCCCGACAAGGCTATTTCAGACCAATATGCATCAACCATTTTCACGCTGAAAAACGGGCAGTCGGTCTTGGGTCGGCTTGTGAGTGAGGATAAGGTGAACTATTCGATTTCGCAGAATCCATTTGCCCCAGATTTCCTTCGGAAAGTACCCAAAAAGGATGTCGTATCGAAGAAGAATTCGACCGTTTCAATTATGTTGCCTGGTCTAATCAACAGTCTGAACCCGGGCGAGTTAACCGATCTGATCGCCTATCTGAAGTCGGGCGGGAAGCAGGACAGTGATGTATACAAAGCGGGCGGCTCGAAGGGCAAATAACAATAGGCAGACAGGAAGGCGACTCGTCTTCCTGTCTGAAATCTCAGGACTATAACCTTGAATTTGATATGGTAAGAAAAAGAAATCTCAGCGCTATCCTGCTTTTTGTAGCAGTCTTCGGGATTGCCAGCACCAATACATCCTGCCTGGCGCAGAAAAAGAAAGATGGCTTTGTCTCCATCTTCGATGGAAAGAGCCTGAAAGGCTGGGATGGCGACCCAAACTACTGGCGGGTTGAAGATGGTTGTCTGACCGGAGAAATAACACCCGATAAAACGCTGAAAACAAATTCGTTCATCATCTGGCAAGGTGGCGAGCCTGCCGATTTTGAACTGAAAGGGGAATTCAAAATTACTGAAGCCGGGAACTCAGGTATCAATTACCGCAGTGATCGATTGCCTGATATTCCGTTTGCCCTGAAAGGCTATCAGGCCGATATCGACGGGAAAATACGGTATACCGGCCAAAACTATGAGGAGCGGAAACGGACCACTCTGGCTTATCGTGGACAGAAGACGACCATTGCTCCCTATACGGGAGAAAATACGCCGGAAGCGATTCGGGCCAATGTAAAAGGTAATGCCTGGACGGGTATGACGGTTACGGGTTCGTTGGGAAGCTCCGATTCACTCAAAACATTTATCAAAAGCGAAGATTGGAATACATTCCATTTAGTGATCAAAGGCAATCGTTTACAACACTATATCAATGATGTGCTGATGAGTGAAGTAATAGACGATGATACCGTTAACCGCAAAACCAAAGGATTGCTGGGGGTTCAGGTACACGTAGGGCCGCCTATGAAAGTCCAATACCGGAATCTGATGATCAAACAGTTATAAGTGTATAGAAATGGGTAGGGATGGCTAGCCGTTTTGGATAGGTCATGTAGAGATAATCCCTACCCGGTTATGTATAATAAAACAATTGCTTATTTATTAATGGAAACAACCTCAGCAGTTAGTGTAGCAAAAAAAGCATTGGAACAAGGCAAGGGCGTTCTGCGACTAACCCCTACCTGGGTACCCCGATCCTTCTGCGTACCTGGTCGACGTATCAAACTCCACCCCGACGATTACTATGTGCTGGGCGGTGAGCGGGGAGGTATTGATGAACGCTGGTTCTCCTCCACAACTCCCGCCAAAAATGGCCCCCTGACCGGCGAAAATGAAGGGTTGAGCCACATCGTTTTCACTGATGAAGATGGAACGGAAGTTCAGTTTTTGCTCAAAGACGCCGTCGATGAACTAA
This window of the Spirosoma aerolatum genome carries:
- a CDS encoding RagB/SusD family nutrient uptake outer membrane protein, whose protein sequence is MKIKYIAVALLTLASIGCKDDFLTAVPETALSSATFFKTEADFVQAVNGAYVPFRQMYNERAWVLEEMHSDNTYYARNTLYGAVDATENVADFAIPVGTGDGGAKVTANDNVLVQYRLNYVVISRANQILSLIDGITFSSDAVKNNLKGQAQFLRAFAYFDLVRLFGKVPLHLTPVTGRQDAPAELATTDQLYAQIEKDATDASKNLLNKKSQEPGRVTSGAAKTLLANLYLTQKKWSQVETLMKDVVTNDGYSLMPDYNDAFSYTNTNKNNPESVFEIQYMEGSAGYNGNQIYRFLPSPITAAEIAPITGTSNPQPTSQESNNIPTPDLIAAYEPGDKRKDISIGTVTLSTSLRANKVYPYIKKYARTHALHNNTGQNWPVYRYAEVLLFLAEALNEQGKTADAAIYLNQVRARAGLAATKASSQADMREAIFKERRVELAFENKRWFDLTRTGRVKEIITAYGARVKANPADYYFPAGAVPPPNAFTNLDDYYPLPAVESALTPYF
- a CDS encoding c-type cytochrome — translated: MVVAAIVLLGTSWITMQEAATTTVDPQNPKIDKLKLLPGFKAEHLYSPSENKMGSWVAMTFDDKGRMITSDQYGSLYRLELPPIGSGSSQPKIEKLKVGNVQPGDTTIGMGYAQGLLYAFNSLYVMVNNRENKNFGKGSGLYRLQDTNGDDQFETVTLLKALKGEGEHGPHSIKLSPDKKSLYVIAGNHTDVPQMDAYRLPSNWKEDNLFPQIKDPRGHANDRMAPGGWIANVDPEGKRWELMAAGFRNAFDIAFNEAGDMFAYDSDMEWDFGLPWYRPTRICHVTSGAEFGWRTGNGKWLPSNPDNLPPVLNIGQGSPTNLVYGDNARFPQRYRQSLFAFDWSFGIIYSIYLKPKGATYEAEREEFISGSPLPLTDGMFGPDGALYFLTGGRRLESDLYRITYTGTESVAPVAKAPVLTKEHQLRTQLEQYHHGANPAAIAAAWPNLNSPDRFVRYAARIAVEHQPVAQWQDKVFTETDPQRLIQSAVALARQGDASQKSKLLNALLKINYGQLSEAQQFDLCRAFELICLRMGMPEGADKDRVIAYLNPHYPAKTALMNRGLSRVLISLDAPGVVNKTLALMDIKDEPGSHDLGLETATASSDLILRNPQYGLDIAKMLEKVPPLQQTFYAVMLSRADAGWTPELRNKYFTWFANGFKFQGGRSYIGFIDRARKLALAHVPKDQFDKYNKLSGADLLTTSGNDIVSDYSPKGPGRQWKLDNALAAVDTGLVASLDFDRGRKIYSAVLCSRCHSMGGQGGDIGPDLTQLGTRFSNKDILEAIINPDKAISDQYASTIFTLKNGQSVLGRLVSEDKVNYSISQNPFAPDFLRKVPKKDVVSKKNSTVSIMLPGLINSLNPGELTDLIAYLKSGGKQDSDVYKAGGSKGK
- a CDS encoding 3-keto-disaccharide hydrolase — protein: MVRKRNLSAILLFVAVFGIASTNTSCLAQKKKDGFVSIFDGKSLKGWDGDPNYWRVEDGCLTGEITPDKTLKTNSFIIWQGGEPADFELKGEFKITEAGNSGINYRSDRLPDIPFALKGYQADIDGKIRYTGQNYEERKRTTLAYRGQKTTIAPYTGENTPEAIRANVKGNAWTGMTVTGSLGSSDSLKTFIKSEDWNTFHLVIKGNRLQHYINDVLMSEVIDDDTVNRKTKGLLGVQVHVGPPMKVQYRNLMIKQL